The following are encoded together in the Coregonus clupeaformis isolate EN_2021a chromosome 24, ASM2061545v1, whole genome shotgun sequence genome:
- the LOC121538343 gene encoding sorting nexin-21-like, with translation MASKLMDRLRRTLFKEGEVVSKEPIVVTEESFPESSELEDDTECLSERLGGTLCFDGESALESEDPGEASGPDSDSDYLGESMEDGFSSTDTSPEGPSPGGSSLLTRQLQESWRSLRSRSVPQKLVFEVTDASVVQESSSKYVLYTIHVIQSGMFDETPAAITRRYTDFKRLHSCLRRRHRDDMERVGFPRKKLRKNFVAETIAKRSRAFEQYLTHLHSLAELRRSPTFLEFFYLGDLQAGQMLMRVGRYQEALGPLLNGLRLQEKLGCEQQAKQQPHHQQGTHWLFTLLALVTCFQELEQLGEAQVHCDRALRVLAPSPEALQQHHFHPLLIPLLQTNVRLSWKISKDKRQWEVLLQEIQDSGADVGNQPSLKEYLMKETLVESEGDAKTKIKRDDTT, from the exons ATGGCTTCTAAGCTCATGGACAGACTGCGACGGACACTGTTCAAAGAAGGAGAAGTAGTCTCTAAGGAGCCAATTGTTGTAACAGAGGAAAGCTTCCCAGAGAGTTCTGAGTTAGAGGACGATACAGAGTGTCTATCAGAGCGGCTTGGGGGAACACTCTGCTTTGATGGGGAGAGTGCCCTGGAATCAGAAGATCCAGGTGAGGCCTCAGGACCAGACAGTGATTCAGACTACCTTGGAGAGTCCATGGAGGATGGATTCAGCAGCACAG ACACCAGCCCAGAGGGCCCGTCTCCTGGAGGCTCATCCCTGCTCACACGTCAGCTGCAGGAGAGCTGGAGGAGCTTACGAAGCCGCAGTGTGCCTCAGAAGCTGGTGTTTGAAGTGACTGATGCCAGTGTGGTGCAAGAGAGTTCCTCCAAGTATGTG ctCTACACCATCCATGTGATTCAGTCTGGGATGTTTGATGAAACCCCCGCCGCCATCACCCGGCGATACACCGACTTTAAGCGCCTGCACAGCTGCCTTCGCCGTCGTCACAGGGACGACATGGAGCGAGTCGGTTTCCCCCGCAAGAAGCTGCGTAAAAACTTTGTGGCTGAGACCATTGCCAAGCGTAGCCGGGCGTTTGAGCAGTACCTGACCCACCTGCACTCGCTGGCTGAGCTGCGGCGCTCGCCCACCTTTCTGGAGTTCTTCTACCTGGGTGACCTGCAGGCTGGCCAGATGCTTATGCGTGTGGGCCGTTACCAGGAGGCCCTGGGCCCTCTGCTCAATGGCCTGAGGCTCCAGGAGAAGCTAGGCTGTGAGCAGCAGGCAAAGCAGCAGCCCCATCACCAGCAGGGCACCCACTGGCTCTTCACCCTGTTGGCCCTGGTGACCTGCTTCCAGGAGCTGGAGCAGCTGGGGGAGGCCCAGGTGCACTGTGACCGAGCCCTGAGGGTCCTGGCTCCCTCACCGGAGGCCTTGCAGCAACACCACTTCCACCCACTGCTCATTCCTCTCCTCCAGACCAATGTCAGACTGTCATGGAAGATCTCTAAGGATAAGCGGCAGTGGGAGGTGCTGCTGCAGGAGATCCAGGACTCTGGGGCTGATGTAGGGAACCAGCCCAGCCTGAAGGAGTACCTGATGAAGGAGACCCTGGTGGAGAGCGAGGGAGACGCTAAAACCAAGATCAAAAGGGACGACACCACTTAA